A segment of the Luteitalea sp. genome:
TGCCGGGTGTATTCAACACGGTGTCGTCTGCCGTGACCGTGAACGGCGAGCCACTGAACGCCGCAAAGATCCCGTTGATCTGCCAGTCGTTGATCAGGGCCTTCGCGAGACCGCCGTGGCCTCCGTCGCTGTGCCACGGAAGCTGATAGACAAACGCCATCTGGAGGACGTGGGGCCGGTCGGTGTCCGCGCGCGCCCAGTTGCGCGCTTGTGCCTCCGGCGTTGGAAGCTCGTACTGGCGCTCGGGATGAGGTCTGAGCGCCATCGACCGGCTATAGGTGTAGTGTCCCTTGAGGAGCAGCCCGTCGGTCAGTGGCCTGGTCACACCAATCTGTAACGCGTGGTACGTCGTCTTCCGATACGGCGCATAAGTGGTGATGTCGAGCTGTCGTCCGTGCGACTGGAAGTAGGGTCGATCCGTCTCCCCGCCGCCGAGCTGCTGCACGTTGTTGATGTTGATCGTCGTGCCTTCTGAAGGCGGGAGACCATCGACCAGCCTGTTGCCGACATAAGCGACGTCGATTGAGAGGTCGAACGGCAGCCGCCGCTCCAGCGCCACGTTCCATGAGTGCGTCCGTCCCCGATGCGTGGACCCTGGCACCGCCGTCTGCATGCCGACGGTGTTCGGCAGCGGCACGCGGCCGCTGCTCAAGTCCGGGCCTTCCAGCAGCGGTATACCCTGATCGAGGGTTCCGTACCAGCCGAACTGGGACATCTCCGCAGGCGTCTCGAAGCTCCCGTTGAGGACGAGCGGATAGCTGAAGTCTCCGCGGAATGCCTCTTGCGCAGCCATCCCTCGAGCGTCGAGCGTGCTACCGTAACCGCTCCGAATCACCGTGTCGTCGTCCAGGCGGTAAACCGCGCCGACGCGCGGCGCAAACGCGTCCTTCGGCGCCTCCAGACCCATGTTCTCTGGATTGCCGCCAACGCCGCCAATCAGGACATCAAGCGTCTCCAAGTCGAGCATCTCGATCTGCCGGTCCGCGCGCTTCATGATCGGGTAGTACTCCCAACGCATGCCCAGATCCAGCGTGAGATTCTGATTCACCGTCCAGCGATCGCGGAAGAAGAGCGCATGCTGCCACTCGCGTCCGGTGAACAGCTCGTATTGGTAGCTCTTGCCTGCGGTGCCCACGAGGCCGAGCAGAAACGCTGCGTACTCGTTGTAGAAGTTCGCTGTCTGCGATCCTGCCCCGAAGGTCCTGGTCGCGTTCTCGGCAAAAACGAAGCTCCCGCGCGGGTTGGCCCGCTCGGGCTGCCAGTTGTCCAGGGTGAGGTGGTTCAGGAAGTATCCGCCCTTCAGCTCGTGCCTGCCGGCAAGCTTCGTGATGTTGGTGCTGAACGATTGCGTCTTCTCGTCGCGATAGGTCGGGGTCCACGACGGTGTGTCACCGAGCGCGCTGAACCCCGTCGAGAATTGCGGCATGCCGGCGTAGCGCGGATCCCCACGCCCCTGGTCGTTCGTGCCAGGAATGCCCAGGTCCAGGCCCAGCATGCCCAAGCCGAAGTCAGGTGAGCTGACGAACTGATCGAAGACCGACGCACCGAACGAGCTGTCCAACAGCAGCGTTGGGGTGAGAGACCAGGTCTGCCCCGCGGTGACCAGATACACCTTCGTGTCGCCGCCATCGCCATCATTGCTGCCAATCGGGAACGTGAGCAGGTCGTCGACCAGCGCATTCATGTGGCTGAACTTGCCCCAGATCTGGTGCGCCGCCGTTCGGTTCCAGTTGATCTTCAGGTCGTAGTGGTGGCGATCGGTCGTATTGCGGCGCGTCGTCCGATAGTTGTCAGTGAGACCGCCCGCGCCCGTGCCTTCGACGTTGGGCAGGGGATACATCGCGAGCAGCTCCTTCGAGATCGGGTGAATCCGATCGGGCGCGATGACACTGCCGGGAAACGGCGTGCGGCCCGTGCCAGTAGTAGGATCGCCGCTCATGGGATCATAGATGCGCTGCCGCGTGCCGTCCGCATTCAGCGCGTTGCTGAAGTCGCCGTTGCGTAGCGCCGGATCCGGCACGTCGTAGAACTCGAACTCCTCGAGCCGGCTGATGTAGCCCTCGTACGATCCGAAGAAGAACAGCCGGTCGCGGCGGATCGGACCGCCGAGGGTCCCACCGAACGTCTGGCGCTCGATCGGAAGCTTTTCAGGCGCTTCACCGCGGCCGAAGTAATACGGGGTCGCGTTCAGCGACTCGTTGTTGAAGAACTCGAACGCCGAGCCCTTGAAGTTGTTCGTGCCCGACTTGGTCGTCACGGTAATCGCCACCCCGGCGGTCATCCCTTCTTCAGCGTCCATGCTGCTCGTCGTGACGTTGACCGTGTCGAATCGTCTCGGCGGGTGGGACGTAAACGTTGTGGTGCGGCAGCCCGACGTTCACGTTCCTGGCGCCGTCGATCAGCGTGGTGTTGGCGGCGCCACCTTGCCCGTTGACGTTCATGTTCAGTGTACGTTGCGGCGTGTCGGTCTCGGCGTTCTGGAAGGCCGGCGGCAACGAGCCAGGCACGAGCACCACCAGCGATTGATAGTTTCGGAACTGATTGAGCGGGAGGTTCGTGATTTCCGTGGAGTTCACCTCCGTGCGAACATCTGCCTTGTCCGTCTGCAGGAGCTCGGCGGCCGACGTGACGGTGACGCCTTCACTCAACGCACCGACTTCCAGTTTCAGGTTCACGCGGCTGATTTGACCGACCGTGACGGGCACGTCGGATCGAGTCGCTTCACGAAACCCCTCGAGGGCGACCTTGACGTCATACGGCCCAGCCAGGACGTTCACGAAGTTGTAGGCGCCCCCGGCGTCGGTGGTTGTCTCGCGCGTGAGGTTGGTTGCCTTGTTGACGATCGTCACGGTCGCGCCAGGGATCACCGCCCCTTGCGCATCGACGACGACGCCGAGGATGCTGCCGTACAGGAGCTGCGCCGACACGCGCTCTGCCGCAAGAAGGAAAACGGACAGCCCAATGACGACCAGACAGAAACGCGACCGGAACGGACCCGAGTGATCCCTCACAGCTCACCTCCTCACCTGAGACGTCCGGATTGTAGCAAGAACGGATCCGCTCTATCCCCTACATGAGTGGGGGGTAGCTGGCTGAGCAAACAACGGGGTACGCGCAGTTCCGGGCGGCTACCCAACCGTTGGCGCTGAGGGACATCTATGTCGGAGGCCGCGTTTGGTCCCGCATTACTGCGGAGATGTCGCTCGACGTGGCGGCGCCGGCATAGCGTCGTCCCTCGAGCGTGCGGGTGGCTCTGCCGTCACCGCAGCAGACGGTGTGACCGCCCCGGGATCTGCGGTCTTGGTTTTGGAGGAGATGTGGAGCTTCTCCCGACGGCCGCCTTTGTGAAGGGCGCCCCGGCGGCGGCCGTGCCGCCGGATCGGGACCGTGACCTTGACGCAGGTCCCGGTGCCAGGGGAGGAGGCCACCTCGAGCTCACCATCGAGCGCCCGGGCGCGCCGCTCCATGCTCGTCAGGCCGTTGCCTTCACATGCCTCCTGCTCGAGACAAAACCCCTTGCCATCGTCCCGAATCGCTAACGCAACGCTCCCCGCGTGGATGCGAAGGTCGATCTCGGCCGTTGTGCAGGCTGCATGGCGGATGACGTTGTTGACCGCTTCCTTGAAGATCAGGAACAGCTCGCGGCGGACGTCGGTGCTGAGCGGGAGGTCCTCGTCCGACGCCGGGGCGACGAAGCGCAGCGCAATCTCGCGCGCCGTGAACACGTCGCTGGCGAAGCGCCGCATGCGCAGCACGAGATCGTGGAGTCGGTCCTTGGTGGGATCGATCGCCCATACGATGTCACTCATCGCGTCGACCGATTCTTGAGAGATGTTGGCGATGGACGATAGCCGCTCGGCAACCTCGGGGGACTTCTGCGCCACCTGCTGCGACGTGACACCGCTCAAGAGCGCGACCTTGGAGAGGTTCGAGCCAATATCGTCGTGCAGATCCGTCGCGATGCGCACGCGGACGCGTTCGAGCTCGACTAGCCGCGACACGCGATAGCGGTGAACGACCACAGCCAGCGCAGCGATGGCCAGCGCACCCAGCACGAGGAACCACCAGCGGAGCCAGATGGGCGGGAGGATACGGAAGGTCACCGACGCCGGCCGCGCGCTTACGACGCCGTCTGCCGTGACCGCGCGGGTGAGAAATCGATAGCTTCCAGGCGCGAGCCGTGCGTACCGCACGCTTCGCCGGTCTGTCGGCGGGCTCCACTCTTCGTCGGCGCCTTCGAGCTTGTACTGGTAGCGAACCTGACCGCCCGTCCGGAAGCTCGATCCCACGACGTCAATCTGCAATGGCCCCGCGCCTGGGATCACCCCGAGCACGACGGCGGCCTCGCCAAGTACGCTCAGCGGTACGGCGCGATCATCGACAAGGGTGCGATCGATAGCGACCGCTGGTGCCCTCGTGGGCGGGTCGGGCGTGGGAACGTAGCGCGTCAAGCCGCTCGACGCGCTGCCGAACCACAATGCGCCGCGTCGATCGCGAAACGCGTTCGCAACTTCGTCGGAAGCCAAGCCATCTGACTCGGTGTATCGCCTGATGTGACCAGTGGTTGGATTCAGGCGGTTCACGCCCTGCGCGGTGGCGAAGTAGATGCGCCCAAAGGTATCTTCAGTGACATCGTACACTTGATTCGTGGTGAGTCCCTGCGCAGTCGTGTATCGCGTGCCTCGGAGCGGCACCCCATCAGGCCGATCAATTCGAAGAACGCCACCGATATTGCCCGCCACCCACAGTCGACCCGAGCGGTCGACATAAAGCGACGTGTATCCCGCAGGAATGCCATGACGCTGACCAAACACTGTGAAGCGGCCGTTGCGGTATCGGACCAAGCCGCCGGCGCGCAACCCGACCCAGAGCGTTCCCGAATGGTCCTCGGCAAAGTTCATTGGGGTGTCAAACGCTGGTAACCCATCGGCATCTGAGTAGATCACCAGGCGGTCAGTCGTGCGTTCCCATCGAGCCAGGACCCGATGGCCGACCTGGAAAGGGCTAATCCAGATGTCGCCCCTGGCATCCTCGTACAGCTGCGTGACGTCGTCGTTGGGCAGCCCGTCCCGAGTGTCGTAACTTCGCAGCGGGCGCGTCTGAGGCAGATCTGCTAGCCGAGCACTGGCTGGGAAGCGATGCAACCCATGGCTGGTGGCCACCCACCACTGACCGGTGCGATCCTCCAGAATGTCGCGCTGTTCCCACGACTGTCGCCCGGTCACGACGAACCGATCGCCGTCAAGGCAACCCAGGAACGCGCCTAGCGCGCGCGCGCACAGCCGGCCGTCACGAGTCTCGAAGAGCGGACCTCGCAGGCCACTAGCACCTTGCGGCTCGGTGAAGGGTTGAAAGCCGTTTCGTGCGAATCGCATGGCGCCATTGGCCAACGTCCCAGCCCATATATGACCGTCGTCATCTTGGATCACCCCTGCCACGTCGCTCCAACTCAAGAGAAACGGGATCTCGTGCGACCGGAAAGTCCGGCCATCGAACTCGACGAGCCGGTTGAAGCCCGATATCCACACGTGGCCATCACGGGCGAGCGCCAATGCGAACACCGCTGTCGGAATGTGATGAACCCCGCCGCTCCACGTCTGCGCCTCCCCGGGCCTCGTTGGAAGCACGATGGCACCGTCCTTCGCAGATCGATCCCCCACCCGAAGTGTGACAAGGTCGTTCTTGACGTTGAGTGATGCGGCCGGCTCCGGCATGATTACACTCAGGCCGTGGTCGTGTCCGATCCAAAGCCGACCCGCCGCGTCCCGCGTCAACGCCCATACATGACCGATGTCCGCTGGCCAGCGATAGCGCACGAGGTCGCCATCCGGCAGTCGTCGCGTAAGCCCAGCGCCACTTCCAATCCACAGACTTCCTTCCCGATCCTCAACCAAGGCGAACACACGTATCGACCAGTCTCGTGGCCGCTCGACGAGTGACACGCGAGTAGGTCGCAATGGCTCCCGCAAGTCATTCAGCACGAAGAGTCCGCCGTCGGTCCCCACCCACACTTGGCCCTGTCGATCCTCGAGGAGTACGTTCACGCGGTTGCTCTGCGCCTGCTCGCTGACGGGATGGGCGCGGAATCGCCAGGCATGCGTGCCTGAGGGCGGAGCGGAGCGTTGACGCGATCTCGCCGCGTCCGGCCGCGACGAAACGTCGAACGTGATGACGCCGACACCGTTGCTTGCGATGAGATATCGCCCGTCACGTGTAATAAGCAGGTCGTTGACGACGGAGAACGGGAGTCCCTGGTCAGGGCCGTACGTTGTGAATCGGCTACCGTCGAAACGACTCACACCGTTGGCAGTGCAAAACCAAAGAAAGCCTTTCGGGTCACGGACGATGCGGAGAACCCGGTTGGATGCCACACCCTGTGCGCGGGAGAACGTGCGCATCGGTAGGCCTTCAGCCGTGCTGCCAGTGGGCAGGAGCAGCAGGACGAGGAGTGAGCAGGCGAACGGCACCCAAAGCAGACCGAGGCCGTAGCTGCGCCGTAGCGCCGGGAGATGGCGTGCGGACAGGACCATGGTTGCACCCTTTAGTATGAGAACGCCCGGGCTCACCGATCCGAACAGGCGTAAGCTCAGAAATTGCGAAAGCTCAGCCGATAACTGCTTTGTGTTCTGATGTAAAGCAGAGCTGCTCGTCTATAGCAGAGATACAGTGCGTCCGCACCAAGATACATATCCTGCTGGCGGGCGGGTGGCTGGGTGGGCAGAACCGTGCTTCCGCGGCGGCGCTGCGCTGTCGCAAAGACCAGCCGCAGCACCGCGAAGGGTCCACAGTATGACGTTTCGAGGGTACCGTACGTTCTGCAGTGCCGTCCGTTCTCTACCTTTCGATGCCGTTCCGGGTGAGCGCCGTGCGCATCTCGGCATCGGTCTTCAGCTCGTTCTTCACCGAAAACGCGCTCGAGGAGCTTGCCAGCGATTGCGCCAACATGCGGTCCACGTCACTCTGCACGACCCCCGTCAGCGTTACCTGCCCGCGGCTCACGACGATGTGAATCGGCGGGTTGGGCTGCGTGGCGTACTGCCAAAACGACGGGTTGCCGTAGATGGCGCGCGCGATGCGGAAGCGCAGGTCGTCGTCGAACTGCGAGACCGGCAGCACGGTGATCTCGTTGCGCACGCTGCGAACGCCGTCAACCTTCGCGACAAGCCGCTCGATGTCCTTGACCTTGTACGGCATGGTAACGCTGCCGCTGAGCGTGACGACGCCATCGTCAACGGCCGCGCGGATATCGTCGAATACCGTGAAGTAGACGTAGTTGTTGGCTACCGCCGCCGCATCCCGAAAGATGCGCGCATCAGTGCGTGCGTCGGCGTACAGGGGAACCGCACCAAGAAGGATGCCCATCAGGCCTACAGATATGAAGTATCGAACAAACCGTCTTGCCATGATTGTTAGCGCTGTCGGTCGCGGGCCTCGTCCAGCGCCCTCCAACATCCCTGGAATATCAAAGGTCGTGCCAACGAGACAGGCGTCAGGCGTCAGGGATCAGGGATCAGCAGGCGTCAGGGGGGCAGGAAACAGGCATCAGTAGGGGCAGATCAGGGGACACTGGGAGGCGTGACGCCTGATGCCTGCTGGCCCCTGACCCTGACGCCTATCTCAATGGGTGAGGCGTTCGAGCAGAATTAGCGTTCCAAGTCCGGCGCCAATCAAGATGACCTGGGCGACAGGATGCACTGCCACGTGTCCGCGGTGGAGGCTCGGGATGAGGTCGGCCATGGCCACGTAGAGGAAGCTCCCGGCCGAAAAGGAAAGCACGTACGGGAGGACGGTCGGGATCGGTCCGAGCGCGAAGTACACGCTCAACGCTCCGAGCATTCCCGTCGCACCAGAAGCGAGGTTCAGGGTGAACGCGCGCCGCTTCGAGAAGCCAGCCCCGAGCAGAATCGCGAGGTCGCCCAGCTCCTGCGGGAGCTCGTGGGCGGCAGCGGCAATGGCGGTCGTGACCCCCAGGGCGGGTGAGGTGAGAACGGCGGCGCTGATGATCGCCCCGTCGACGAACGTGTGAAAGGCGTCGCCCACGATGACCAAGGATGCGGCACTGGAATGGTTGGACGTGTGGGCCGGTTCGTGAGAATGCCGCCAGAGCAGCAGTTTCTCGAGGATGAAGAACGTGAGAATGCCGGCAACGAGCGAGCCGAACACCTCGGTGGGGGGGAGCACTTCGAGCGCTTCAGGAACCAGTCCCAGTAGCGCCAGGCCAAGCAGCGTTCCAACAGCGTAGCTAACCAACCACGAGACGAGGCGATCGCGAACGCGACCGTCGAACAGAAACAGGATCGAAGCGACCAGCGCACCTGCGAGACTACCAAGGGCGCTGAGAAGCAGCGCAAAGACGAGTAAGGGCACGCGGGGATATTAGCAGGCGTCAGGGGTCACGATGCAGCAAGATAGCCTCGCCTGGCCCGCACGGTGTGGCCACGCTTGTCGACCTCGACCCGAATCGTGTGCCACTTACCATCCTTCTCGCTTCGCGGCGGCGCGTATGCAAGCAAGTACTGCCGGCTCAACTCGTCGGCGATGCTCGCCACTGCCGGATCGATGTCATCGAACTCCGAGACGATTTCCGTGCGTCCGCCCGTCTGGTCGGCGAACTCGCGCAGCGCGCGCACGTTCAGGCCGTAGTCGCCTCGCATAACCCGTCCCCGCGGCATGGTGGGCGGCCGTCTCGTTGGCGGCCACTGCGGCCTGCCGCCCGGCACTGGAAAGGGTCGACCGATCGGCGGGAACTGTTGACCGCCGCCACCGCCACCCATCAACGTGAAGCTCGAACCGCCGTTGCCCTCGATGCCAATCGCATAAACGAGCACCTCACTTTGCTGGATGAGCGTCTTGAGGTCGCCGACGCTGGTGTGGCTGGTCGTGTCGTTTCCGTCGGAGAGGACCACGACTGCCTTCTTGCGATTCCGGCCGCTCTGCGCTTTCTCGACTGCATCGCTGACTCCATCGTAGAGCGCCGTTCCGCCCTGCGGCCGAAGCTGGCGTAGCGCCTCACGCAATGACGCGCGATCTCGCGACCAGTCGTGCAGCTCCTCCACCTGATCTCCGAATATCGAGATGAAGACCTCGTCATCCGGACCGAGGCGCTCGAGAAAGCGTGCCAGCGCCCGTCGCGCGGCGACAATCTTCTCTCCCGCCATGCTGTTGCTCGTATCGACCACGAGCCCCAGGCTCACCGGAACACGCTCGGCGGAGAAATGCGTGATGGTCTGGGCTTCGTCGTCCTCGAAGACAGTGAAGTCTTCCTTGCGTAGGCCAGAGACGAACCGGCCGTCGCCGTCCGTCACGGTGGCGGTGACGTTGATCAGCTCGACGCCGCTGCGGAACCGAAAACGCTCATCCGGCTCTTGCTGTGCGGCCACCGTCCCAGACGAGACCGGCCCGGCAAGCACGGCGAGGACGGCCACTGACCTAAAGGTCCGGCGTGTCATGGCGCTCCTCCTGCGCGGCGAAGATCGACATGCGGCGCCGCGCTGCCGTTATTCTGCCGGAAGCTCACACGCAAGCGGCTCGCCCCGGCAGGCAGTGATGCGCGCACCGTGAAAGGCGCCTCGGTGCCAGGTGCGAGCGATGACAGTTGGTCCGGCGCGCCCGTGTGCCGCAGCGGCCGGCCCTGTGTATCGAAGAAGAATACAACCGCAGTAATCCCACGGCGCACATCCGCATCCGCAGGATTGCGCACGACACCGCTCACGACGACGGTGTCACGCTCCTGCTCGTGCTCGAGCGAGAGCAGCTCCAGCGGCGCAGAGGCCGCAGCGGTTGCGGCTGGCTGGCGGGCTCCTGATGACGACGATAACGCCGAAACCGCGACGAGACCACCGCCGAGCAGCACCGCAACCCCGACCACGAGCGCCCACAGCGGGACGGGCCGCGCCGCGCCAGGCGCAGTCTGCTGAGCGAAGAGAGTGGACACCAGCACTTTTTCGTCGTGCACGAATGTCTCTGGGTCGTCAGTGGGCGAGATCGGGCTGGATGCTCCAGCGGTCTCTGCTGGCACGGGAGGCGCGGCGTGCGGCTCGCGGCCAGGTTCGCGCGTCGAGCCATCCGCGTGACCCGGCGAGACAGCTTCCGAGGAGCCATGCGATGGCAGGGCCCCGATCTCCGCCATCAACACAGCCACGCGGGCGTCGGAGCGCCGCTGTGCCTCCTGTGTGACGCGCCACGCGAGCACCGCCGCGGCAACCGCCGCCGCGAGTGAGAGGAGGGTGATGAGCAGCATCGTGTTGATCCGAGCGCTATCTCAGGTTGAAGTCCACAGCCACTTCGACCAGGACATCCACCGGGACGTCCCTCAGTGTTGCCGGCCTGAACCGCCATTGCTTGACGGCTCGCATAGCTTGGTCGTCGAGGCCAAAGCCCAGCCCGCGCAGCATGCGAACGTCCCCCACGGTCCCGTCGCGTTGGACGACGACTTCGAGGAGGACCTCGCCAATGATGTTCCGGCGCCGGGCCTCCTCGGTGTAGTCCGGCTTGACCTCGCGCACGATGACGGGCGGCTCTACACCGCTGCCCGGTCTGTACGGTCCCCCTCCGGTGCCGCCGCCGAAGCCCTCCCCGGCACCCGAGCCTTCGCCGTCGCCGCGGCCGACGCCCGCACCATCACCTGCGCCTTTGTCTTGACCGGCGCCCTGGCTTTCTTCCTCGGCCTGCCGCGGCTCGAGCACGCCGGTCTGCTCCTCGGTTTCGGCGGGCACGGCAACGATTGGTGCGCGCAGCGGCTCGAGGTGCATGGGCGGCGGGGGCTCCGGCTCTGGGGGCGGCTCCACCGGAGGTGGGGGCTCCGGCTCGGGCACTGGGCTGCTCAACAGGCTCGTGCCCTTTCGCTTCGCGCGCGGCACCGGCTTCGGCTCCTGCTGGCCGCCGCCACCTCCGCCGCCACCTGGGCCCGGCAACGACAGGTATACGAGCCGCGCCGGTTCCTGCTGCAGGTGGCCCACGTCGGTCGTTTCTTCGCCGCCAACGCCCGGTATCGCCAGCAGAATCAGAAGCAGAGCGACGAGCCCATGAACGGCCGAAGACACCGCCACCGCGCCTGGCGCTCGCCGCATCGGGAGGCGTGTCGCGAAGAGCGCCACCGCCCTGGAAACAAAGGCGGATCCTGCATGCGGTGGCGAGATCGGCTCGCCAGCCTTCAGAGCACGGCCGACCCGAACCGCCCCGGCGTGCGCGATGAATTCGCCGGCGACCGTCGCAATACGTCCTTCGTCCAGGAGCGCGCGCACCCGTGCCACCGGTGTGCCCGCGGCTCGCGCCAGCTCATGCGGCGTGTAGACGTCAGGGCTCTCTGGCGCTGCCTCTCGTGTGAGCGCCGAACGGATGTGGGAGACCGTCGCCACGTGCTATTACCATGGGCAAAAAGCTTGCCTGGCGCCAAGGGGCAAAGGACACAGGGGCGACAGGCCAGGGACGGGGGCCAGGGACGGGGGTCAGGCCGCCGCGTCACCCACCGACGACAAGAACGGGCGACGAGTTGGCCCCCAAGGGTGACAGTCTGAACCTCCTACCCTCGTCCCTTCAAAGCTTCGACAAAGACCCAGCCATCACGTTCGGCGAGAATGCGCGCGGCGGGGAAGGCGCCACCCAGCGCCTGGCGCAGCTGTTCACCGCGACCCACCGGCGTGGGCGGCTTGCCCATGAGGCGCCGGCGTGCGCAACCGGCGAGCGCGACTACCCGGCCGCCGGGCCGAAGCACGCGGCGCACCTCGCTGTAGTCGAGCGGCGGCAACGATGCACTGGCGTCGACAATCGCGACGTCGAAGGCGTCAGCGTCGAACGGAAACCCAGCCTGGAGGTCTTCCGTGGTCACCTCCACGAGCACACCTCGTTGTTCAGCCGCCTGCCGGACACGGGCCGCGGCAGCTTCGTCTGCAACGAGTGAGCGTGCGCTGCCGCTCAACCCGGTTCGTGTCGCGAGGAGCGCGAGCAGCCCCATATCGGCACCGCCTATGTAGAGCAGCCGATCGCCGATCCGCACGCTGCTCATCGAGACAGGGAGGTCGTATTGACCGCTGTTCCCACTCAACCAACGGAAGACCGGACTGTCGCGAAAGACTCGCCCCCACATCCTTGACCCCTTGACCCCTTGATCCCTTGACCCCTTGACCCCTTG
Coding sequences within it:
- a CDS encoding ZIP family metal transporter is translated as MPLLVFALLLSALGSLAGALVASILFLFDGRVRDRLVSWLVSYAVGTLLGLALLGLVPEALEVLPPTEVFGSLVAGILTFFILEKLLLWRHSHEPAHTSNHSSAASLVIVGDAFHTFVDGAIISAAVLTSPALGVTTAIAAAAHELPQELGDLAILLGAGFSKRRAFTLNLASGATGMLGALSVYFALGPIPTVLPYVLSFSAGSFLYVAMADLIPSLHRGHVAVHPVAQVILIGAGLGTLILLERLTH
- a CDS encoding TonB family protein, which translates into the protein MATVSHIRSALTREAAPESPDVYTPHELARAAGTPVARVRALLDEGRIATVAGEFIAHAGAVRVGRALKAGEPISPPHAGSAFVSRAVALFATRLPMRRAPGAVAVSSAVHGLVALLLILLAIPGVGGEETTDVGHLQQEPARLVYLSLPGPGGGGGGGGQQEPKPVPRAKRKGTSLLSSPVPEPEPPPPVEPPPEPEPPPPMHLEPLRAPIVAVPAETEEQTGVLEPRQAEEESQGAGQDKGAGDGAGVGRGDGEGSGAGEGFGGGTGGGPYRPGSGVEPPVIVREVKPDYTEEARRRNIIGEVLLEVVVQRDGTVGDVRMLRGLGFGLDDQAMRAVKQWRFRPATLRDVPVDVLVEVAVDFNLR
- a CDS encoding BON domain-containing protein, translating into MLEGAGRGPRPTALTIMARRFVRYFISVGLMGILLGAVPLYADARTDARIFRDAAAVANNYVYFTVFDDIRAAVDDGVVTLSGSVTMPYKVKDIERLVAKVDGVRSVRNEITVLPVSQFDDDLRFRIARAIYGNPSFWQYATQPNPPIHIVVSRGQVTLTGVVQSDVDRMLAQSLASSSSAFSVKNELKTDAEMRTALTRNGIER
- a CDS encoding VWA domain-containing protein; protein product: MTRRTFRSVAVLAVLAGPVSSGTVAAQQEPDERFRFRSGVELINVTATVTDGDGRFVSGLRKEDFTVFEDDEAQTITHFSAERVPVSLGLVVDTSNSMAGEKIVAARRALARFLERLGPDDEVFISIFGDQVEELHDWSRDRASLREALRQLRPQGGTALYDGVSDAVEKAQSGRNRKKAVVVLSDGNDTTSHTSVGDLKTLIQQSEVLVYAIGIEGNGGSSFTLMGGGGGGQQFPPIGRPFPVPGGRPQWPPTRRPPTMPRGRVMRGDYGLNVRALREFADQTGGRTEIVSEFDDIDPAVASIADELSRQYLLAYAPPRSEKDGKWHTIRVEVDKRGHTVRARRGYLAAS